A single window of Penaeus chinensis breed Huanghai No. 1 chromosome 9, ASM1920278v2, whole genome shotgun sequence DNA harbors:
- the LOC125028964 gene encoding cyclin-Q-like — MFIMTSSEENRIVCQGQFSEENLMKEDFNPPVDYTKNCSGFSGARFIIECGIKLKASVLTVATAATYYHKFYEDASLDEYDPYLIGCTCLYLGSKVEDDDIKIRDIINVGINCVRRGEPPLSLDPYFCLRDSLIQAELLLMRFLGFKMKVDLPHKYLLHYIQSIKDWLGNEVFDSVPIIQLAWTVIQDIYHSPIVLKYPPQVLSASILNLVVQVYGIVVTSSEEVNAHSWFTILHPDCTTKTVWEVTAKIVLMYKEEDSLILSV, encoded by the coding sequence ATGTTCATAATGACCTCCAGTGAGGAAAATAGAATTGTATGTCAGGGGCAGTTTTCAGAGGAAAATTTAATGAAGGAAGATTTTAATCCCCCAGTAGACTACACCAAGAACTGTAGTGGTTTCTCAGGTGCGAGGTTCATTATAGAGTGCGGCATTAAACTCAAGGCAAGTGTGCTTACCGTCGCCACAGCTGCCACATACTACCACAAGTTTTATGAAGACGCATCCCTTGATGAATACGACCCATATCTCATTGGCTGCACGTGCCTATACCTTGGGTCAAAGGTAGAAGACGATGATATCAAAATCAGAGACATAATTAATGTTGGAATCAACTGTGTCCGAAGAGGagaaccccctctctccctcgatccctATTTCTGCTTACGAGACTCCCTGATTCAAGCAGAATTGTTGCTAATGCGTTTTCTGGGGTTCAAGATGAAGGTAGACTTGCCGCATAAATACTTGCTCCACTACATACAGTCAATCAAAGACTGGCTAGGGAATGAGGTATTTGATTCCGTGCCCATAATTCAGCTCGCCTGGACAGTAATTCAAGATATTTATCATTCACCCATTGTGCTAAAGTACCCCCCTCAAGTTTTGTCGGCATCAATACTAAATCTGGTTGTCCAAGTGTACGGGATCGTTGTCACGAGTTCCGAGGAAGTGAATGCCCATTCTTGGTTTACCATCTTGCACCCGGATTGTACGACAAAGACCGTTTGGGAAGTTACGGCGAAGATAGTTCTAATGTACAAAGAAGAGGATAGCTTGATCTTGTCTGTGTGA